One window from the genome of Bacillus weihaiensis encodes:
- the spoIIP gene encoding stage II sporulation protein P, translating into MKRSANQPKYFSSFIVALIIMYLLIGTIIFMNLKIDSVVLQKSINNLYSKDLFAHFLRAENHYFYPKETDELFTISNASKMAIQLATSVKPSDARTFLGNELPGLRLYDTEIIIAGEGTDLTTLPYESSPPTEVLLEERKVAEEKLKQIEGNSSKEFTQVSPPQKKTVYIYQTHSWESFLPLLEDAQVPNDAISNDERANVIGLGKRMSQNLINKGIGVVHDTTNMTKTLNEKGMRSTKAYAVSGNLVEDAVSNKGNDLTYFIDIHRDSARKHLTTKNINGKDYARLYFVVGKEHNKYLENLDTAKELHKRLEAKYPGISRGVFLKTKSEGNGVYNQDVSNKAMLVEIGGVDNDLNELYRSVDAFTEVFSEYYWESSEAKEVNGNG; encoded by the coding sequence ATGAAAAGATCAGCAAATCAACCAAAATATTTCTCGTCTTTTATAGTAGCGTTGATCATTATGTATCTACTAATCGGGACTATTATCTTTATGAATTTAAAAATTGACTCAGTTGTTTTGCAAAAATCTATTAATAATTTGTACAGTAAAGACCTTTTTGCACATTTTCTCCGAGCTGAAAATCATTATTTTTACCCTAAGGAGACAGATGAATTGTTTACAATTTCAAATGCTTCTAAAATGGCAATTCAACTTGCAACCAGTGTTAAACCCTCAGATGCAAGAACATTCTTAGGTAATGAATTACCAGGGTTAAGACTATATGATACGGAAATCATTATTGCAGGGGAAGGAACAGATTTAACCACTTTACCATACGAGTCCTCTCCCCCAACAGAGGTTTTGCTAGAAGAAAGGAAAGTAGCTGAAGAGAAATTAAAGCAAATTGAAGGTAACTCATCTAAGGAATTTACCCAAGTTTCACCTCCCCAGAAGAAAACCGTCTATATATATCAAACACATAGTTGGGAATCATTTTTACCTCTACTGGAAGATGCACAAGTTCCAAATGACGCAATCAGTAATGATGAGAGGGCTAATGTAATAGGTTTAGGAAAACGAATGAGTCAAAACTTAATAAATAAAGGTATTGGTGTTGTGCATGACACGACCAATATGACCAAAACTTTGAATGAAAAAGGAATGAGGTCCACTAAAGCGTATGCTGTGTCTGGTAATCTTGTCGAAGATGCCGTGTCGAACAAAGGAAATGATTTGACCTATTTTATAGATATCCATCGTGATTCTGCCAGAAAACATCTAACCACGAAAAATATTAATGGTAAAGATTATGCAAGATTATACTTTGTGGTTGGAAAGGAACACAATAAATATTTAGAAAATCTTGATACTGCAAAAGAGCTGCATAAGAGACTAGAGGCAAAGTATCCAGGTATAAGTAGAGGTGTATTCCTCAAAACAAAAAGTGAAGGAAACGGTGTTTATAACCAAGATGTTTCAAATAAAGCAATGCTTGTTGAAATTGGTGGTGTCGATAATGATCTAAATGAATTATATCGATCGGTCGATGCATTTACAGAGGTTTTTTCAGAGTATTATTGGGAATCAAGTGAAGCGAAAGAGGTCAATGGTAATGGGTAA
- a CDS encoding response regulator transcription factor: protein MTTVLLIDDEQRMLDLLSLYIEPYGYTCFKKNSGPEGIEFLQYKKVDIVILDIMMPEMDGWTTCEKIREISDVPIIMLTARNEKEDIVKGLKKGADDYLVKPFNEEELLSRIEAIMRRTSRTSHSENIIRFEGLLINQSTYQVTFQKKEIVLTPKEYALLSLFLENQNKVFSREHLLSTIWGLKAETEDRTIDSHIRNMREKLRQANFPVGQYLKTVWGVGYKWISSN from the coding sequence ATGACAACAGTTTTGTTAATAGACGATGAGCAAAGAATGCTCGATTTATTATCCTTATATATAGAACCTTATGGATATACGTGTTTTAAGAAGAACTCTGGTCCTGAAGGCATAGAATTTTTGCAATACAAAAAAGTCGATATTGTTATTCTTGATATCATGATGCCTGAAATGGACGGATGGACAACCTGTGAAAAAATAAGAGAAATATCTGATGTACCAATCATCATGTTAACGGCAAGAAATGAAAAGGAAGATATCGTTAAAGGATTAAAAAAAGGTGCTGATGATTATTTGGTCAAACCATTTAATGAAGAAGAATTGTTATCACGTATAGAAGCGATTATGAGGAGAACCAGCAGGACTTCTCATTCTGAAAATATCATCAGATTTGAAGGTTTGTTAATAAATCAATCTACGTATCAGGTTACATTTCAGAAGAAAGAAATCGTACTTACACCAAAGGAATATGCATTACTTAGCTTATTTTTAGAAAACCAAAATAAAGTATTTTCACGAGAACATTTACTCTCAACCATATGGGGGCTAAAAGCTGAAACAGAGGATCGAACTATTGATTCGCATATACGGAACATGAGAGAAAAGCTACGACAAGCTAACTTTCCAGTAGGACAATATTTAAAAACTGTTTGGGGAGTTGGCTATAAATGGATCTCTAGTAACTAA
- the spoIIP gene encoding stage II sporulation protein P produces the protein MDKISTKTLKVLLFTAITLFLGLLVVILHLYEKGDHKIKKLHVISNNKGKNTYVEINSKSKPDPGDDSGFEVSEELVPEEKALQKDAKLNQEKINSINQKDIKRPEIKNKSFHNTFGRKVVFIYFSHTRESFLPYFKKGTASESAYHSQLNIALVGERLGDSLKHNGIWNEVSQIDIVNMLHDRNLTFGQSYQMSREVIVDEMRENRDLEMAFDIHRDSLQREHSTIEIGGESLAKISFVIGSGHENYKKNLDFTNGIHEVIERKYPGLSRGVIIKDKSQGNGVYNQDLLPNSVIVEIGGVENNLEELYRSADIIGNAISQYYWDKVHD, from the coding sequence ATGGATAAAATAAGCACTAAAACTCTAAAGGTTTTATTATTTACGGCAATTACTTTATTCTTAGGTTTATTAGTAGTTATTCTTCACCTATATGAAAAAGGTGATCACAAAATTAAAAAACTCCATGTTATTAGTAACAATAAAGGTAAAAACACTTATGTAGAGATAAACTCTAAAAGTAAACCTGATCCAGGTGATGATAGTGGATTTGAAGTATCAGAAGAGCTAGTACCAGAGGAAAAAGCACTGCAAAAAGACGCTAAACTGAATCAAGAAAAGATTAATTCAATTAATCAAAAGGATATTAAAAGACCAGAAATAAAGAATAAGAGCTTTCACAACACATTCGGTAGAAAGGTCGTATTTATATATTTTTCTCATACGAGGGAGTCATTTCTGCCTTACTTTAAAAAGGGAACAGCTTCTGAAAGTGCATATCACTCCCAGTTAAATATAGCACTTGTTGGGGAGAGATTAGGAGACTCTCTAAAGCATAATGGAATTTGGAATGAGGTTAGTCAAATTGATATAGTAAATATGTTACATGACCGAAACTTAACATTTGGTCAGTCATATCAAATGTCCAGAGAAGTTATTGTAGATGAAATGCGTGAAAATAGAGATTTAGAAATGGCTTTTGATATTCATCGTGATTCATTGCAAAGAGAACATTCAACAATTGAAATTGGTGGAGAATCACTAGCTAAAATTTCATTTGTTATTGGAAGTGGACATGAAAATTACAAGAAAAATTTAGATTTTACGAATGGTATTCATGAAGTTATTGAGAGGAAATATCCTGGTCTTTCTAGAGGAGTCATCATTAAAGATAAGTCTCAAGGTAATGGTGTCTATAATCAAGATTTACTACCAAATAGTGTTATTGTTGAAATAGGTGGAGTTGAAAATAATCTGGAGGAACTTTATCGTAGTGCCGATATTATAGGAAATGCCATAAGTCAATACTATTGGGATAAAGTTCATGACTAA
- a CDS encoding sulfite exporter TauE/SafE family protein yields the protein MYIFISKISSWLSQPFFNMANVLEGFPIVFAFVLGIVGALAPCQFVANVSAVTLYGNRSLQRKIVWKDILGFILGKIVAFSLLGILIWILGREIEQTLTMYFPWIRKLIGPLLIIVGLVMVGVIKLKGTISIVKQVQGNHLERPFASFLLGFSFSLAFCPTMFVLYFVSLIPVVLSSSYGFILPTLFAIGTVLPLIITIFFIWYLGGSGALLKKGRKFGSFIQKVAGVFMFLVGILDTITYWY from the coding sequence GTGTATATTTTCATCAGTAAAATAAGTTCTTGGTTAAGCCAACCATTTTTTAATATGGCAAATGTACTTGAAGGATTTCCTATTGTATTTGCCTTTGTATTGGGGATTGTAGGGGCACTCGCTCCATGTCAATTTGTTGCTAATGTAAGTGCAGTCACGCTTTATGGAAATCGTTCCCTGCAAAGAAAGATCGTATGGAAGGATATTTTAGGTTTTATTTTAGGTAAAATTGTTGCCTTTTCTCTTTTGGGGATATTAATTTGGATTTTAGGTCGGGAAATTGAACAGACTCTTACGATGTATTTTCCGTGGATACGTAAACTAATAGGACCTCTTTTAATTATTGTAGGATTGGTTATGGTAGGTGTCATTAAATTAAAAGGTACAATTAGTATAGTTAAACAAGTTCAAGGTAACCATCTAGAAAGACCATTTGCATCCTTTCTATTAGGATTTAGTTTCTCACTTGCCTTTTGTCCTACAATGTTTGTATTATATTTTGTATCCCTTATACCTGTTGTGCTGTCGAGTTCATATGGCTTTATTTTGCCGACTTTGTTTGCGATCGGCACTGTCTTACCACTAATTATTACAATTTTCTTTATATGGTACTTAGGGGGAAGTGGAGCTTTATTAAAGAAAGGAAGAAAATTTGGTTCCTTTATTCAAAAGGTAGCAGGGGTCTTTATGTTTCTTGTAGGGATACTTGATACCATTACATACTGGTATTAA
- the hmpA gene encoding NO-inducible flavohemoprotein yields the protein MVSEKTSKIVKATAPILAERGREITSYFYKTMFNDHPELLHLFNHANQEKGRQQAALANTIYAAATAIDQLDVLVPVVRQIAHKHRSLHVKKEHYPIVGEYLVRAIKDVLGEEATTEIVDAWKEAYTEIAQVFIQVEEDLYKEAREKAWEGFKTFRITRKKEESSVITSFYLEAEDGLQIPSFLPGQYVTLRLPLSGEPYLFNRQYSLSDAYNEKYLRISVKREGDEDRKGKVSHYLHDVLQEGDLIEITAPAGDFVLDQSTTPVYLISGGVGITPMMSMLNDLSTHQSDRHVTFIHASRNQESHAFKQEVTSLLHQIEHGKQVVFYDVLPPITKDDTSHEGPLDVEKLSRILSEKQGVFYICGPIPFMKSVIHSLHSLGVKKEAIRYEFFGPSLQI from the coding sequence TTGGTATCTGAAAAAACTAGCAAGATAGTAAAAGCAACAGCACCCATTCTCGCGGAGCGCGGTAGGGAAATCACCAGCTATTTTTATAAAACAATGTTTAATGATCATCCTGAGTTATTACATCTTTTCAATCATGCAAATCAGGAGAAGGGAAGACAACAAGCAGCACTTGCCAATACCATTTATGCTGCCGCAACTGCTATTGACCAGTTAGACGTGTTAGTGCCTGTAGTAAGACAGATCGCTCATAAACATCGGAGCTTACATGTGAAGAAAGAGCATTATCCTATTGTAGGGGAATACCTAGTAAGAGCCATTAAAGATGTATTAGGTGAAGAAGCAACAACTGAGATAGTAGATGCATGGAAAGAAGCGTACACAGAAATTGCTCAGGTGTTTATTCAAGTTGAAGAAGACTTGTATAAAGAAGCAAGAGAAAAAGCTTGGGAAGGCTTTAAAACATTTCGTATTACGAGGAAGAAAGAAGAGAGTTCGGTTATTACCTCTTTTTATTTAGAAGCGGAGGATGGTTTGCAAATACCATCTTTTTTACCAGGACAATACGTGACACTTCGATTACCCCTTAGTGGGGAGCCCTATTTATTCAACCGGCAATATAGTTTATCTGACGCTTATAACGAAAAGTACTTAAGAATTTCAGTAAAACGTGAAGGGGATGAAGATAGAAAAGGGAAAGTATCTCATTATTTGCATGATGTGTTACAAGAAGGGGATTTAATTGAAATAACAGCACCTGCTGGAGACTTTGTCTTAGATCAAAGCACAACACCTGTGTATCTGATAAGTGGAGGAGTTGGAATCACACCGATGATGAGCATGTTGAACGATTTGTCCACTCATCAATCAGACCGCCATGTTACCTTTATTCATGCCTCACGTAATCAAGAGTCTCACGCATTTAAACAGGAAGTAACTTCTCTTCTTCACCAGATAGAACATGGGAAACAAGTTGTTTTTTATGATGTACTTCCACCCATAACGAAAGATGACACGAGTCATGAAGGACCCTTAGATGTAGAGAAATTAAGTCGAATACTTTCTGAAAAACAAGGTGTTTTTTACATTTGTGGTCCAATTCCCTTTATGAAAAGTGTGATACATTCCTTGCATTCACTAGGAGTTAAAAAAGAAGCAATACGCTATGAATTCTTTGGGCCTTCTCTCCAAATATGA
- a CDS encoding YdhK family protein, with protein MKHKFIIGIMTSLLAISLAACSNNGEETPNENTDSNTNTNTEESMKMDHSEMNHSGSGEIPEGLKEEENPTYKVGSQAILETDHMEGMKGAEATIVGAYHTNVYVVSYTPTTGGEMVEDHKWVIHEEIENAGDQPFEPGTEVVLNTDHMEGMKGATAVVDSVEEMTVYMVDYTPTTGGEEVKNHKWMTESELSPK; from the coding sequence ATGAAACATAAATTCATAATAGGTATTATGACAAGTCTATTAGCAATTTCTTTAGCTGCATGTAGTAATAATGGAGAAGAGACACCAAATGAAAACACAGACTCGAACACAAATACAAATACCGAAGAAAGTATGAAAATGGATCATTCTGAGATGAATCATTCAGGTTCTGGTGAAATTCCAGAAGGATTAAAAGAAGAAGAAAATCCAACTTATAAAGTTGGGAGTCAAGCTATTCTTGAAACAGATCACATGGAAGGTATGAAGGGTGCAGAAGCTACAATTGTTGGAGCATATCATACAAATGTTTATGTGGTTTCTTATACTCCAACAACTGGAGGAGAAATGGTTGAAGATCATAAATGGGTCATCCATGAAGAAATTGAAAATGCAGGAGATCAACCATTTGAACCAGGAACGGAGGTTGTGTTAAACACAGATCATATGGAAGGTATGAAAGGAGCAACAGCTGTTGTTGACTCAGTTGAAGAAATGACAGTATATATGGTTGACTACACTCCAACAACTGGCGGTGAGGAAGTGAAAAACCATAAGTGGATGACGGAAAGTGAATTGTCACCAAAATAG
- a CDS encoding F510_1955 family glycosylhydrolase yields MIKKISSFFLISILLTACSQGENEQTTNKDSELYNEVKGEKIEHIHGIGYAGNKNELYLASHDGLLRFSNEKWFKITENKHDYMGFQATDEGFYSSGHPEHGSDLKNPLGIIKSSDAGKTMDKLAFYGETDFHYLAAGYKSHMIYVINESANSSLNSGFYYSKDEGENWTQGKTQGLSFNNIGNIATHPTKANIVGIATDQGLYISNDHGDSFSLASQPQPVTSVEFREKSLLYFTLKGDKVSLYRQELSNEKEETIPLPNEVNRQNPVMYISSHAEKEEVMTVVTYENDIYQTKDNGQSWTTLVSKGKIQS; encoded by the coding sequence ATGATAAAAAAGATATCTTCATTTTTTCTAATAAGTATATTATTAACTGCTTGCTCGCAGGGAGAAAATGAACAGACAACGAATAAAGATTCAGAATTATACAATGAAGTAAAAGGCGAAAAAATTGAACATATACACGGTATTGGCTATGCAGGAAATAAAAATGAATTGTATCTGGCTTCACATGATGGATTATTAAGATTCTCAAATGAAAAGTGGTTTAAAATAACCGAAAATAAACATGACTACATGGGTTTCCAAGCAACTGATGAAGGATTCTATTCAAGTGGACACCCTGAACATGGATCTGATTTAAAGAATCCTCTTGGGATAATAAAAAGTTCGGACGCAGGAAAAACAATGGACAAACTAGCTTTTTATGGGGAAACGGACTTTCATTATTTAGCGGCAGGTTATAAAAGTCATATGATCTATGTGATTAATGAATCAGCGAATTCAAGTTTAAATAGTGGTTTTTATTATTCCAAAGATGAAGGTGAAAACTGGACACAAGGTAAGACGCAGGGGCTTTCATTTAATAATATTGGTAACATAGCCACTCACCCTACCAAAGCAAATATAGTAGGTATAGCCACAGATCAAGGTTTATATATTTCAAATGATCATGGTGATTCATTCTCTCTAGCGTCACAACCTCAGCCAGTAACAAGTGTTGAATTTAGAGAAAAATCCTTACTTTATTTTACTTTAAAAGGAGATAAGGTATCGCTTTATAGACAAGAACTAAGTAATGAAAAAGAAGAAACAATCCCTCTCCCAAATGAAGTGAATAGACAAAATCCTGTGATGTACATTTCATCTCATGCAGAAAAAGAAGAAGTGATGACTGTGGTTACTTACGAAAATGATATCTATCAAACAAAAGATAATGGTCAATCATGGACTACTTTAGTAAGTAAGGGCAAGATACAATCATAG
- a CDS encoding SpoVR family protein, giving the protein MRESEQKALEYAISEITEIAKGFGLDFYPMRYEICPADIIYTFGAYGMPTRFSHWSFGKQFHKMKLQYDLGLSKIYELVINSDPCYAFLLDTNSLIQNKLIVAHVLAHCDFFKNNARFGNTKREMVESMSATAERIKTYEIQYGRQEVETFLDAVLSIQEHIDPSLVRPKLNWSVEDLEFEETEDKQVSPYDDLWNLDEKKDQHPVQKKKKRKFPPAPEKDILLFIEEYSRELEDWQRDILTMMREEMLYFWPQLETKIMNEGWASFWHQRILREMDLTSDESIEFAKLNAGVVQPSKTSINPYYLGLKIFEDIEERYNNPTEAMKQLGVKSGSGREKMFEVREIESDISFIRNYLTKDLVMREDMYLFQKQGRDYKVVDKEWEAVRDQLVSMRVNGGFPYITVNDGDYLRNNELYLKHWFEDIELDLKYLEKVLPYVYQLWGRPVHMESVLEDKAVLFSYDGKSISRKYL; this is encoded by the coding sequence ATGAGAGAATCTGAACAAAAGGCACTAGAATACGCAATCAGTGAAATTACAGAGATTGCAAAAGGATTTGGGCTTGATTTTTACCCAATGAGATATGAAATTTGCCCTGCAGACATTATTTATACATTTGGTGCTTACGGGATGCCAACGAGATTTTCCCATTGGAGCTTCGGAAAGCAATTTCATAAAATGAAGCTCCAATATGATTTAGGTTTAAGTAAAATTTATGAACTTGTTATAAATTCTGACCCATGCTATGCCTTTTTACTTGATACTAACTCACTCATTCAAAATAAATTGATCGTCGCCCATGTTTTAGCCCATTGCGATTTCTTTAAAAACAATGCTAGATTTGGAAATACAAAGAGAGAAATGGTAGAGAGTATGTCGGCAACGGCTGAGAGAATAAAAACATACGAGATCCAATATGGCAGACAAGAGGTCGAGACCTTCTTAGATGCAGTCCTTTCTATTCAAGAGCATATCGACCCATCACTCGTACGTCCAAAGCTAAATTGGTCGGTTGAGGATCTTGAATTTGAAGAAACCGAGGACAAACAAGTAAGTCCTTATGATGATCTCTGGAATCTTGATGAAAAAAAGGATCAGCACCCTGTTCAAAAAAAGAAAAAACGTAAATTTCCACCAGCACCTGAAAAAGACATCTTACTCTTTATCGAGGAATACAGTCGTGAGCTAGAAGATTGGCAGCGTGATATTCTAACAATGATGAGAGAAGAGATGCTCTACTTCTGGCCACAGCTTGAAACAAAAATCATGAACGAAGGCTGGGCTTCCTTCTGGCACCAAAGGATCCTACGTGAAATGGATCTTACCTCAGACGAGTCCATTGAATTTGCTAAGCTCAACGCGGGTGTTGTACAGCCATCAAAAACAAGTATTAACCCATATTATTTGGGATTGAAAATCTTTGAAGATATTGAAGAGCGCTATAACAACCCTACTGAAGCAATGAAACAACTTGGTGTGAAGTCAGGATCTGGACGAGAAAAGATGTTTGAAGTCAGAGAAATCGAATCAGACATCTCGTTTATTCGAAACTACTTAACAAAAGACCTTGTCATGCGTGAGGATATGTATCTCTTCCAAAAGCAAGGTCGAGATTACAAAGTCGTTGATAAAGAATGGGAAGCGGTTCGGGATCAGCTTGTAAGCATGAGAGTAAACGGAGGTTTCCCTTATATCACAGTAAATGACGGAGATTACTTAAGAAACAACGAACTCTATCTAAAACACTGGTTTGAGGATATCGAACTTGATTTAAAATATTTAGAAAAGGTTCTCCCATATGTCTATCAACTATGGGGAAGACCTGTTCATATGGAATCTGTATTAGAAGACAAAGCAGTGCTGTTCTCATATGATGGGAAGAGTATCTCGAGGAAGTATTTATAG
- a CDS encoding sensor histidine kinase, translating to MKISIKLGLWFFICIFIIEASSMFFLHRNVVHSLVNEELDSLKSRGNSHSDVLDISYDELTLHHIQIMETGTDTEVVITDEVGKIMISSKPIDDVMDKILTRNSVDLDAPNEGLILQADWQNEQYISTVSSFKGPKGDIGYVYMFKSTDQIQRFISRLNEHFILASVLILFFMLITIFFLSKALTKPLLSMKEATRKISKGDFSVSLPKTTNDEIGELSTSIQKLANDLNYLKKERTGFLASISHELRTPLTYIKGYTDIARRENLSEKDRLSYLNIIYEEANHVGDLLKELFDLAKMDQNTFTISKEKVKIGSFMYSIFQKIKPAFDSKGVTLELVCKINTVVDIDPIRFEQVLLNLLDNALKYSDTHTLTTIVITNEGNLVKIFVKDQGIGIPAEDLPYIFERLYRVDKSRSRLTGGYGLGLSIVKEIVDAHGGNITVESQLNKGTCFRITLKGLYDDNSFVNRR from the coding sequence ATGAAAATTTCAATCAAACTTGGTCTTTGGTTTTTTATCTGTATTTTTATCATTGAAGCATCTTCCATGTTCTTCTTACATCGTAATGTTGTACATTCTCTTGTTAATGAAGAGTTGGACTCATTAAAATCACGTGGAAATAGTCATAGTGATGTTTTAGATATATCATACGATGAATTGACGTTACATCATATTCAAATTATGGAGACAGGAACAGATACAGAAGTTGTCATAACCGATGAGGTTGGGAAAATAATGATTTCATCTAAACCCATAGATGATGTGATGGACAAAATCTTAACAAGAAATAGCGTTGACCTAGATGCTCCGAATGAAGGTCTAATCCTACAAGCAGATTGGCAAAATGAACAATATATTTCTACCGTCTCCTCATTTAAGGGTCCGAAAGGAGATATTGGTTATGTTTACATGTTCAAAAGTACGGACCAAATACAAAGGTTTATTTCACGATTAAATGAACATTTTATCTTAGCTTCAGTGCTCATTTTATTTTTCATGTTGATTACCATATTCTTTTTATCAAAAGCTCTTACAAAACCATTATTATCAATGAAGGAAGCGACCAGAAAAATAAGCAAAGGTGATTTTTCAGTTTCTTTACCAAAGACTACAAATGATGAAATTGGTGAGTTATCAACTTCTATTCAAAAACTTGCAAACGACTTAAACTATTTAAAAAAAGAGAGAACCGGGTTCTTAGCGAGTATTTCTCATGAACTACGTACTCCTCTTACCTACATTAAAGGTTATACAGATATTGCTAGAAGAGAAAACTTATCCGAAAAAGACCGTCTTAGTTATTTAAATATTATTTATGAAGAAGCTAACCATGTTGGTGACCTTCTAAAAGAATTATTTGATTTAGCTAAAATGGATCAAAATACTTTTACTATCTCTAAGGAAAAAGTGAAAATTGGCTCATTCATGTACTCCATTTTTCAAAAAATAAAGCCAGCTTTCGATAGTAAAGGAGTTACACTTGAATTGGTTTGTAAAATCAATACTGTTGTAGATATTGATCCTATTAGGTTTGAACAGGTCTTATTAAATTTATTGGATAATGCTTTAAAATACTCTGATACCCACACTTTGACTACAATTGTAATAACAAACGAAGGGAATTTGGTAAAGATATTTGTCAAAGATCAAGGCATAGGGATTCCTGCTGAAGATTTACCATATATCTTTGAACGTTTATATAGAGTGGATAAATCTCGTTCCAGGCTAACAGGGGGTTACGGATTAGGATTATCCATAGTTAAAGAAATAGTAGATGCTCACGGTGGAAACATTACGGTAGAAAGTCAATTAAATAAAGGTACATGCTTTAGGATTACACTGAAAGGACTTTATGATGACAACAGTTTTGTTAATAGACGATGA
- the copZ gene encoding copper chaperone CopZ produces the protein MEKITLKVQGMSCGHCVSAIEGSVGKLAGVKSVKVNLNSGEVEVEFNSAEVNLSDIKEKIDDQGYDVE, from the coding sequence ATGGAAAAGATAACATTAAAAGTTCAAGGAATGTCATGTGGACATTGTGTAAGTGCAATTGAGGGAAGTGTTGGTAAGTTAGCAGGGGTAAAATCAGTAAAGGTAAACTTGAATTCAGGAGAGGTAGAAGTAGAGTTTAATTCTGCGGAAGTAAATTTAAGTGATATTAAGGAAAAGATCGATGATCAAGGGTATGATGTTGAATAA
- a CDS encoding multicopper oxidase family protein — MNWESRLVMPNGLKAKYQTGGNTRYYKLVAKPSRHSIVDRVEIEGLGYNGSIPGPLLVFRQGETVQIELENQLDKPTSLHVHGLSKPVSQDGIPEIEPTPLIKPGESYVYQFPAWQVGTFFYHAGDPAQIPQGLMGPFIILPNDNQLTREQIPYRDYVLVLQQWDIPQGEIGKVTPGTFKPKKFDQNPNFFTINGKSFPDTEGLRTKYGEKIRIRFINKSSASHSMHVHGHDFQVVSVNGFPRYNIYDDTINVASGQRIDIELLSINPGPFPINGTKTFHQTNNGKTPGGMVTKLIYDK, encoded by the coding sequence ATGAACTGGGAAAGTAGATTGGTTATGCCGAACGGATTAAAAGCAAAGTATCAAACGGGCGGCAATACACGTTACTATAAACTTGTTGCAAAACCTTCACGTCATAGTATTGTTGATAGGGTTGAAATTGAGGGTCTTGGATACAATGGTTCTATTCCTGGTCCTTTACTGGTGTTTAGACAAGGAGAGACTGTTCAAATTGAATTAGAAAACCAATTAGATAAACCCACTTCACTTCATGTACATGGGTTGTCTAAACCTGTATCTCAAGACGGTATACCCGAAATTGAACCTACCCCCTTAATCAAACCAGGAGAGTCTTATGTTTATCAATTTCCTGCATGGCAAGTAGGAACGTTCTTTTATCATGCTGGAGATCCTGCACAAATTCCTCAGGGATTAATGGGACCTTTTATCATTTTACCTAATGATAATCAATTAACAAGAGAACAAATTCCATATCGTGACTACGTTTTAGTTCTCCAACAGTGGGATATACCGCAAGGAGAAATAGGGAAAGTAACACCTGGGACTTTCAAACCTAAAAAATTTGATCAAAACCCAAACTTTTTCACAATAAATGGAAAATCATTTCCTGATACTGAAGGACTTCGCACGAAGTATGGGGAAAAAATTAGAATTCGTTTTATAAATAAGTCCAGTGCCTCACATTCCATGCATGTTCATGGTCATGATTTTCAAGTAGTAAGTGTCAATGGGTTTCCACGTTATAACATATACGATGACACAATTAATGTTGCTTCAGGTCAACGGATTGACATTGAATTATTATCAATAAATCCAGGACCTTTCCCAATAAACGGAACAAAAACATTTCACCAAACGAATAATGGAAAAACACCAGGTGGTATGGTAACAAAATTAATTTATGATAAATAA
- a CDS encoding AbrB/MazE/SpoVT family DNA-binding domain-containing protein, translating into MQLKLTKSGQVYLPNCIRKDINLEPGDNIYIFVDNKAIILAKEACEKENQCILSNRGTLHIPVEIRRICKITSEMKFKAILNIEDRRIVLSKGYSETKG; encoded by the coding sequence ATGCAATTAAAACTAACTAAATCGGGACAAGTCTATCTCCCAAATTGTATCAGAAAAGACATAAATCTCGAACCAGGTGATAATATCTATATTTTTGTGGATAATAAAGCAATTATATTGGCTAAAGAAGCATGCGAAAAAGAAAATCAATGCATACTAAGTAATAGGGGGACACTTCATATTCCAGTTGAAATAAGGAGAATTTGCAAAATAACATCTGAAATGAAGTTTAAAGCAATTCTAAACATAGAAGATAGGAGAATTGTTTTAAGTAAAGGCTATAGCGAGACTAAAGGATAA